DNA from Streptomyces sp. NBC_01476:
CGAACCCGGCGGGCGAGCACAAGCTGGCGGCGGCCTTCGCGGACGCGATGCACCAGGCGTGGGGTCTCGGCGAACCGTACGCGCCCGCCTGACGGACGGCCCCTTGATTGGAGCGCACTCGAAGAGCTTGGCTGAGGACCATGGAGTACACACAGCTCGGACGTACCGGTCTCAAGGTCAGCCGCCTGGTGCTCGGCACCATGAACTTCGGTCCGCAGACCGACGAGGCCGACAGCCACTCGATCATGGACGCGGCGCTGGCCGCGGGGGTCAACTACTTCGACACCGCCAACGTCTACGGCTGGGGCGAGAACAAGGGCCGCACCGAGGAGATCATCGGCACCTGGTTCGCGAAGGGCGGTGACCGCCGGGACAAGACCGTCCTGGCCACCAAGGTCAACGGCTACATGGGCGCGGACGACAACCCGTGGCCGAACCACGACAAGCTCTCCGCGGTGAACATCCGCCGGGCCGTCGAGGCGAGCCTGAAGCGGCTGGGCACCGACTACATCGACGTCTACCAGTTCCACCACGTGGACCGGGCCACCCCGTGGGAGGAGATCTGGCAGGCCATCGACGTCCTGGTCCAGCAGGGCAAGATCCTCTACGCCGGGTCGAGCAACTTCGCCGGCTGGCACATCGCGCAGGCCAACGAGGCGGCGGCCCGGCGCGGTTCGCTCGGGCTGGTCAGCGAGCAGTGCCTGTACAACCTCGCCGAGCGGCGGGCCGAGATGGAGGTGATCCCGGCGGCGCAGGCGTACGGCCTCGGGGTGATCCCCTGGTCGCCGCTGCACGGCGGTCTGCTGGGCGGCGCGCTGCGCAAGCAGCGCGAGGGCGGCGGCTCACGGTCCACCAGCGGCCGGTCCGCGGACTCGCTCAAGTCCGAGGAGCAGCGCGCCCAGATCCAGGCGTACGAGGACCTGTGCGACAAGCACGGCCTGAACCCCGGTGATGTGGGCCTGGCGTGGCTGCTGACCCGGCCGGGGGTGACCGGCCCGATCGTCGGCCCGCGTACCCAGGACCAGCTCGACTCGGCGCTGCGGGCGATCGACCTCAAGCTCTCCGCGGAGTTCCTCGGCGCGCTGGACGAGATCTTCCCGGGTCCTGGCCCGTCCCCGG
Protein-coding regions in this window:
- a CDS encoding aldo/keto reductase; the protein is MEYTQLGRTGLKVSRLVLGTMNFGPQTDEADSHSIMDAALAAGVNYFDTANVYGWGENKGRTEEIIGTWFAKGGDRRDKTVLATKVNGYMGADDNPWPNHDKLSAVNIRRAVEASLKRLGTDYIDVYQFHHVDRATPWEEIWQAIDVLVQQGKILYAGSSNFAGWHIAQANEAAARRGSLGLVSEQCLYNLAERRAEMEVIPAAQAYGLGVIPWSPLHGGLLGGALRKQREGGGSRSTSGRSADSLKSEEQRAQIQAYEDLCDKHGLNPGDVGLAWLLTRPGVTGPIVGPRTQDQLDSALRAIDLKLSAEFLGALDEIFPGPGPSPEAFAW